The Streptomyces kanamyceticus DNA segment CGCCGTACCCGATGCCGCCCGCGGCGCCGGCGCCCGGCGACTGCGCGTACTCGGCGGCCTTGGGTCCCATCGCCTTCTCCAGGACCGTGGCGAAGTGCGCGAGGGCCGCGTCGAGGGCCTCGACGTCGGCCGGGGACGCGCCCTTCTGCGGGCCGTAGACGGCGGGCGCGCCCTTCGGTCCGGTCAGCGGGTTGTCGACGTCGCTGGCGAGGACGATCTCGACGTCCTTCAGGCGCGGGTCGAGCCCCGCCAGATCGGCGCTCGCGAGGTCCTTCAGCGGGCCTCCGCCGGGCGCGACGGGCTCGCCGTCCGCGGCCAGGAAGCGCGCGCCGAGCGCGGCCAGCATGCCCGCGCCGCCGTCGGTCGTGGCGCTGCCGCCGACGCCGAAGACGATCGTGCGGGCGCCCGCGTCGAGGGCCGCGCGCAGCAGCTCTCCGGAGCCGTACGTCGTGGACGTGAGCGGCGCGAAGACGCCGTCGGGGAGCAGCTGCAGGCCGGAGGCCTCGGCCATCTCCACCACGGCGGTGCCGTCCTTGAACGCGTACGCGGCGGTCACCGTGTCACCGAGCGGCCCGGTCACCCGTGCCTCGCGGCGCTCGAAGCCGCCCGCGACGGCCGCGGCGACCGTGCCGTCGCCGCCGTCGGCGACGGGCAGCGCCTCGACCGGCACGCCGGGGGCGACCCGGTGGAGCCCGGCCTTCACCCGCTCGGCGACCTGGACGGCCGTGAGCGAACCCTTGAACTTGTCCGCGGCGATGAGTACACGCTGCGCGTTCCCGCGCCGTGCGTCGTTGCGCTCAGCCTGAGCCTGCCGCTCGCTTCCCGCCGTCCCTGCAGCGTCCGCCACCTTGGATTCCCCTTGCTTTCCGGGCCTTGCTCGCGTCAAGGCAGTCGCGCCGCTGCGACCATAACCGCAGGAGGGGCTCCCTGCCCATGGCCGCCCTTCGCCCGGGACGGCGTGCCCCGGTGAAAAATGACCCTTAATCGCCCCATAGTGGTGCGTCATGAGCACGGAAATGATCGATCAGCCCCTCCCCGACGAGGGCCCGCCGGGCCCGCCGTCCACCGGCCGGGACCCCGATGGCGGCTCGCCGTCGGACGGCACACCGGACTACGCCGTCATCGGCATCGGCGTGGTCGCCGTTCTCGCGGTGGTCGCCTGGGCGGCGATCGGCAAGAAGTCCTTCGAGAGCGCGTCGAGCACGGCCCTTGCCTGGGTCCTGGAGAACTTCGCCTGGCTGTTCGTGATCGCCGCG contains these protein-coding regions:
- a CDS encoding glycerate kinase — translated: MAADKFKGSLTAVQVAERVKAGLHRVAPGVPVEALPVADGGDGTVAAAVAGGFERREARVTGPLGDTVTAAYAFKDGTAVVEMAEASGLQLLPDGVFAPLTSTTYGSGELLRAALDAGARTIVFGVGGSATTDGGAGMLAALGARFLAADGEPVAPGGGPLKDLASADLAGLDPRLKDVEIVLASDVDNPLTGPKGAPAVYGPQKGASPADVEALDAALAHFATVLEKAMGPKAAEYAQSPGAGAAGGIGYGALVGLGAGFRPGIEVMLDVLGFAPALARATLVITGEGSLDEQTLHGKAPAGVAAAARAAGIEVVAVCGRLALAPEVLGKAGIRRAYALTDVEPDVARCIAEAGPILETVAEGIARDFLS